ATGGCCACCGCGAGCATCGCGTTGACCAGCCCCGGCCCGAGGATCGCGACGATCACGATGGCCAGCAGCAGGCTCGGCAGCGTGAGCACGATGTCCATCAGCCGCATGATCGCGATCTCGAGCACGCCGCGGAAAAAGCCCGCGATCAGCCCGAGCACCACGCCCACGACCACCGACAGCGCCACCACCGCGACACCGATCGACAACGACAGCCGCGCGCCGTACATCAGCCGCGAAAGAATGTCGCGCCCGATCGCGTCGGTGCCCAGCAGGTAGCTGACGGAGCCGCCCTGCTGCCACGCCGGCGGCTGCAGGAAGACGGCGCTGTTGGTTTCGTTGGGCGCATGCGGTGCGATCCACGGCGCGAACAGCGCAACGAGCAGCAGCACGACGATGGTGGCGAGCCCGATGACCGCGCCGCGGTTGGCCGAGAACGCCGTCCAGAACTCGCGCCACGGACCGGGAGGGGCGGTGCTTTTCGCACCGGTGGAAATGGTTTGTGTCGAGGCCATGAGCTCAGCGCCGGATGCGGGGGTTGATGACGCCGTAAGCCACGTCGACGAGCAGGTTCACCAGCATCACGATGCCGCCAAGCAGCAGCATGCCGCCCTGCAGCACCGGATAGTCGCGCCGGCCGATGGCCTCGATGAGCCACTTGCCGACGCCGGGCCAGGAGAAGATGGTCTCGGTGAGGATCGCCCCCGTGAACAGCACACCCACCTGCAGCCCGATGACGGTGACGACCGGAATCAGCGCATTGCGCAGCGCATGCAGCCCCACCACGCGAAAGCGCGACAGGCCCTTGGCACGCGCGGTGCGGATGTAGTCCTCGCCAAGCACTTCGAGCATGGCCGAGCGCGTCATGCGCGCAATGACCGCAAGCGGCACCGTGCCGAGCACGATGGCCGGCAAGATGAGGTGATGCAGCGCCGACCAGAAGGCATCGATGTCGCCGGCACGCAGCGAGTCGATCAGCAGGAAGCCGGTGTCGGGCTCGATGTAGTACTGCACCGCAATGCGCCCCGACACGGGCGTCCATCCGAGCTGCACCGAGAAGAACAGGATGAGCAGCAGCCCCCACCAGAAGATCGGCATCGAGTAGCCGGTGAGCGATGTGGCCATCACGCCGTGGTCGAAGATGGAATTGCGCCGCACCGCCGCAAGAATGCCAGCCGGCAGCCCCAGCAGCAGCGCGAAAAGAATGGCGCAGACCGCAAGCTCGACAGTGGCCGGAAAGAGCGCGAGGAACTCGCTCATCACCGTGTCCTGCGTGATGAGCGACTTGCCGAGGTCGCCGTGCAGCACGCGGCCGATGTAGATGCCGTACTGCACGATCACCGGCTTGTCGAAGCCGTAGGCGGTGCGCAGCTCGGCATGGCGCGCGGGGTCGATCCCGCGCTCGCCGGCCATCGTTTCAATGGGGTCGCCCGGCACGAGCCGGATGAGGAAGAAGGCGAGCAGTGTCATGCCGATGAAAGTCGGCACCAGCAGGCTCACACGGGTCAGTAGGAATCGAAACATCGACCCGCGAATATGCAAGATCGATGCCGCGGCCCCACCCGGGCCGAACCCTTACTTCAGCGCTTACTTCTTGGCGTCGCGCAGCTCGCGGCGAAGGATCTTGCCGACCGGCGTCTTCGGCATGTCGCTACGAAACTCTACGATTCGCGGCTGCTTGTAACCCGTAAGGTTTGCTCTGCAGTATTCGCGCACCTGTGCCTCGGTGAGCGAAGGGTCTTTCTTCACGATCACGAGCTTCACGGCCTCGCCGGTCTTGTCGTCGGACACGCCGACCGCCGCGCATTCGAGCACGCCCGGAATCAGTGCGACCACGTCTTCGATCTCGTTCGGGTACACGTTGAAGCCCGACACCAGGATCATGTCCTTCTTGCGGTCGACCACCTTGAAGTAGCCGCGCTCGTCGACCACGCCGATGTCTCCGCTCTTGAAGTAGCCGTCGGGCGTCATGACCTTGGCAGTTTCGTCGGGGCGCTGCCAGTAGCCGGCCATCACCTGCGGGCCCTTGATGGCGATTTCGCCGCGCTCGCCGGTCGGCACTTCGTTGCCGTCATCGTCGAGCAGCTTGAGCAAGGTGCTCGGCAGCGGCAGGCCGATGGTGCCGGTGTAGGCGGTGCTGTTGGTCGGGTTGCAGGTGGTTGACGGCGATGTCTCCGACAGGCCGTAGCCTTCGCAGATCGGGCAGCCGGTTTTCTCGAGCCAGAGCTTCGCGACCGCGGCCTGCACCGCCATGCCGCCGCCGACCGAGACCTTGAGGTTCTTCCAGTTGACGGTGTTGAAGTCGGGGTGGTTCGCCAGTCCGTTGAACAGCGTGTTGACGGCAGGGAAGCTGTGGATGGTGTGCTTCGACAGTTCCTTCAGCACGCCGGGAATGTCGCGTGGATTCGGAATCAGGATCAGCTTGCCGCCCGTGCGCATGTTCAGCATCATGCCGACCGTGAACGCGAAGATGTGATACAGCGGCAACGCGCACACGCTGGTGGGCTGTTCGTTGGCCGGCACCTTGTTCATGACCGGCTCGTTCCAGGCTTCGGACTGCAGCACGTTGGCGATCACGTTGCGATGCAGCAGCACCGCGCCCTTCGACACGCCGGTGGTGCCGCCCGTGTACTGCAGCACCGCCACGTCGTCGGGGCCGATGGCCACGGGCTTGAGCGATGCGCTCGCGCCCTTGTCGAGCGCGTCGTTGAAGCGCACCGCGCCCGGCAGGTTGAACTGGGGCACCATCTTCTTGACGTTGCGCACCACGTAGTTGACGAGCGCGCCCTTCAGGAAGCCGAGGCGGTCGCCCATCGAAGCGAGCACGATGTGCTTGACCGGCGTGGCCCCGATGCATTGCTGCAGCGTGGTGCCGAAGTTCTCCATGATGATGATCGCCTTGGCGCCCGAGTCCTTGAGCTGGTGCTCGAGTTCGCGCGGCGTGTACAGCGGGTTCACATTGACCAGGATCAGCCCGGCGCGCAGGATGCCCGCGACCGAGATCGGGTACTGCGGGCAGTTGGGCATCATGACCGCCACGCGGTCGCCCTTGGCGAGGCCCAGGCCCTGCAGGTAGCCCGCGAAGGCCTTGCTCTGCTTGTCGGTTTCCGCGTAGCTGATGTCCTTGCCCATGAAGCTGTAGGCCGTGCGATCGGCGTACTTCGTGAAGCTCTCTTCCATGAGCGCGACCAGCGAGGGGTACTGCGAGGCATCGATATCGGCGGGCACACCCTGCGGGTAGCTGCTGAGCCAGGGACGATCGGTCATTGGATTTGTCTCCTCCAGGAAGTCGGACTTGTTGAAAACGAAAACGGCGCTCGAAGTGGCGCCGCGAAGAACTCGCCCGCCGTGCGGGCAGGGACCTTCGGCCTATTCGATGGCCTTGCCCATATCTTCCACTACTTTTTTGGCATCGCCAAAGACCATCATGGTCTTGTCCATGTAGAAGAGCTCGTTGTCCAGACCGGCATAACCGGCGGCCATGGAGCGCTTGTTCACGATGACGGTCTTGGCCTTGTAGGCCTCCAGGATCGGCATGCCGTAGATCGGGCTGCCCTTGGTGTGCGCGGCAGGGTTCACCACGTCGTTGGCGCCCAGGATGATCGCCACGTCGGCCTGGCCGAACTCGCCGTTGATGTCTTCCATCTCGAACACCTGGTCGTACGGCACCTCGGCCTCGGCCAGCAGCACGTTCATGTGGCCGGGCATGCGGCCCGCCACCGGGTGGATCGCGTACTTCACGGTGATGCCCTTCTCGGTGAGCTTGGCCGCGAGTTCCTTCACCGCGTGCTGCGCGCGTGCGACTGCAAGGCCGTAGCCCGGCACGATCACCACGGTCTCGGCATTGCCGAGCACGAAGGCCGCGTCGTCGGCGCTGCCGGTCTTCACTGGGCGCTGTTCCTTGGCCGCGCCGCCGGCCGTGGCCGCCTCGCCGCCGAAGCCGCCCAGGATCACGTTGAAGAACGAGCGGTTCATGGCCTTGCACATGATGTAGCTCAGGATCGCACCCGAAGAGCCCACAAGCGAACCGGCCACGATCAGCATCGCGTTGTTCAGGCTGAAGCCGATGCCCGCGGCCGCCCAGCCCGAGTAGCTGTTGAGCATCGACACCACCACCGGCATGTCGGCGCCGCCGATCGGGATGATGATGAGCACGCCCATCACGAAGGCCAGCGCCAGCATCGCGAAGAAGGCCGGCCAGCTTTCGGTGAAGACGAACACCAGGCCCAGGCCGACGGTGGCCAGGCCCAGCACGAGGTTCAGCATGTGCTGGCCCGCGAACTGCACCGGCGCGCCCTGGAAAAGGCGGAACTTGTACTTGCCCGAGAGCTTGCCGAAGGCGATGACCGAGCCGCTGAAGGTGACGGCGCCGATGGCCGCGCCCAGGAACAGTTCGAGCCGGTTGCCGCTCGGGATCGGGTCGCCCTTGATCGCGATGCCGAAGGCATGCGGCTCGGCCACTGCGGCCACCGCGATGAACACCGCAGCCAGGCCGATCATGCTGTGCATGAAGGCGACCAGCTCGGGCATCTTGGTCATCTCGACCTTGTTGGCCATGTAGGCGCCGAGGCCACCGCCGAGCACCAGCGCGACCAGCACATAGCTCAGCCCGTTGAGGTTGCCGCTGGCGAGCTTGTAGATCAGCGCGCCGGTGGTCAGCACGGCGATGGCCATGCCGGTCATGCCGAAGATGTTGCCGCGGATCGAGGTGGTGGGATGGCTCAGGCCCTTCAGGGCCTGGATGAAGCAGATGCTGGCAACGAGGTACAGCAGCGTGACGAGGTTCATGCTCACTTGGCGGCTCCCTCTTCAGCCTTCGGTGCGACGGCCTTCTTTTCTTTCTTCTTGAACATCTCCAGCATTCGCCGCGTGACGAGGAAGCCGCCGAAGACGTTCACCGCGGCCAGCGCCACGGCCAGCACGCCCATGGTCTTGCCCAGCGGCGTGTCGGTGAGCGCGGCCGCCAGCATGGCGCCCACGATCACGATGGCC
This is a stretch of genomic DNA from Variovorax paradoxus. It encodes these proteins:
- a CDS encoding NAD(P) transhydrogenase subunit alpha gives rise to the protein MDIVSHTVINLIIFVLAIYVGYHVVWTVTPALHTPLMAVTNAISAIVIVGAMLAAALTDTPLGKTMGVLAVALAAVNVFGGFLVTRRMLEMFKKKEKKAVAPKAEEGAAK
- a CDS encoding long-chain-fatty-acid--CoA ligase produces the protein MTDRPWLSSYPQGVPADIDASQYPSLVALMEESFTKYADRTAYSFMGKDISYAETDKQSKAFAGYLQGLGLAKGDRVAVMMPNCPQYPISVAGILRAGLILVNVNPLYTPRELEHQLKDSGAKAIIIMENFGTTLQQCIGATPVKHIVLASMGDRLGFLKGALVNYVVRNVKKMVPQFNLPGAVRFNDALDKGASASLKPVAIGPDDVAVLQYTGGTTGVSKGAVLLHRNVIANVLQSEAWNEPVMNKVPANEQPTSVCALPLYHIFAFTVGMMLNMRTGGKLILIPNPRDIPGVLKELSKHTIHSFPAVNTLFNGLANHPDFNTVNWKNLKVSVGGGMAVQAAVAKLWLEKTGCPICEGYGLSETSPSTTCNPTNSTAYTGTIGLPLPSTLLKLLDDDGNEVPTGERGEIAIKGPQVMAGYWQRPDETAKVMTPDGYFKSGDIGVVDERGYFKVVDRKKDMILVSGFNVYPNEIEDVVALIPGVLECAAVGVSDDKTGEAVKLVIVKKDPSLTEAQVREYCRANLTGYKQPRIVEFRSDMPKTPVGKILRRELRDAKK
- a CDS encoding ABC transporter permease subunit, with translation MFRFLLTRVSLLVPTFIGMTLLAFFLIRLVPGDPIETMAGERGIDPARHAELRTAYGFDKPVIVQYGIYIGRVLHGDLGKSLITQDTVMSEFLALFPATVELAVCAILFALLLGLPAGILAAVRRNSIFDHGVMATSLTGYSMPIFWWGLLLILFFSVQLGWTPVSGRIAVQYYIEPDTGFLLIDSLRAGDIDAFWSALHHLILPAIVLGTVPLAVIARMTRSAMLEVLGEDYIRTARAKGLSRFRVVGLHALRNALIPVVTVIGLQVGVLFTGAILTETIFSWPGVGKWLIEAIGRRDYPVLQGGMLLLGGIVMLVNLLVDVAYGVINPRIRR
- a CDS encoding NAD(P)(+) transhydrogenase (Re/Si-specific) subunit beta — its product is MSMNLVTLLYLVASICFIQALKGLSHPTTSIRGNIFGMTGMAIAVLTTGALIYKLASGNLNGLSYVLVALVLGGGLGAYMANKVEMTKMPELVAFMHSMIGLAAVFIAVAAVAEPHAFGIAIKGDPIPSGNRLELFLGAAIGAVTFSGSVIAFGKLSGKYKFRLFQGAPVQFAGQHMLNLVLGLATVGLGLVFVFTESWPAFFAMLALAFVMGVLIIIPIGGADMPVVVSMLNSYSGWAAAGIGFSLNNAMLIVAGSLVGSSGAILSYIMCKAMNRSFFNVILGGFGGEAATAGGAAKEQRPVKTGSADDAAFVLGNAETVVIVPGYGLAVARAQHAVKELAAKLTEKGITVKYAIHPVAGRMPGHMNVLLAEAEVPYDQVFEMEDINGEFGQADVAIILGANDVVNPAAHTKGSPIYGMPILEAYKAKTVIVNKRSMAAGYAGLDNELFYMDKTMMVFGDAKKVVEDMGKAIE
- a CDS encoding ABC transporter permease subunit, with the protein product MASTQTISTGAKSTAPPGPWREFWTAFSANRGAVIGLATIVVLLLVALFAPWIAPHAPNETNSAVFLQPPAWQQGGSVSYLLGTDAIGRDILSRLMYGARLSLSIGVAVVALSVVVGVVLGLIAGFFRGVLEIAIMRLMDIVLTLPSLLLAIVIVAILGPGLVNAMLAVAIVVLPHYVRITRAAVIAEVSRDYVTAARVSGAGTLRLMFSEVLPNCAAPLIVQASLGISTAILDAAALGFLGLGAQPPSPEWGTMLADAREFVLRAWWVVTFPGMAILAAVLAFNLLGDGLRDALDPKLKR